Proteins encoded within one genomic window of Candidatus Syntrophocurvum alkaliphilum:
- a CDS encoding ROK family protein produces MIIGVDLGATKILSGIVAKDGAIVKRVKQPTIKERSPKDIVNRIVMAINDLLKDKSLEAHKIEKIVVAAPGPLSYPDGVIYDTPNLKWGYFPLKEELEKRLQKEVQVEHDATTAALGEYFFGQKKQYKHLLYMTVSSGIGGGIIIDGKPYRGINGGAGEFGHMVVEPKGRICGCGRHGCLEACASGTAIAVKAKKLIENGEGLGIKTYKKEKANITAYEVGLAARNGDPEAINLINETAYYLGSGTSNIINIFNPEIFILGGGVIFGLEDLLLESISKYVHNNVYALHRKNLVIKASELGEDIGLLGCAAMALEQ; encoded by the coding sequence GTGATTATAGGGGTTGACTTAGGTGCTACTAAAATATTAAGTGGAATTGTTGCCAAGGATGGAGCTATTGTTAAGCGTGTTAAGCAGCCTACTATAAAAGAAAGAAGTCCTAAAGATATAGTTAATAGGATAGTAATGGCTATAAATGACCTACTTAAAGACAAATCTTTAGAAGCACATAAAATTGAGAAAATAGTTGTTGCGGCACCGGGACCACTTAGTTATCCTGATGGTGTTATATATGATACTCCCAATCTTAAGTGGGGGTATTTTCCTTTAAAAGAGGAACTAGAAAAAAGGCTTCAAAAAGAGGTGCAAGTAGAACATGATGCTACTACTGCAGCACTAGGAGAGTATTTTTTTGGGCAAAAAAAACAATATAAACACCTGCTATATATGACTGTAAGTAGTGGTATTGGTGGTGGAATAATTATTGATGGCAAGCCATACCGTGGTATTAATGGTGGTGCAGGTGAATTTGGTCATATGGTTGTTGAACCCAAAGGGCGAATTTGTGGTTGTGGCCGACATGGATGTTTAGAGGCTTGTGCATCAGGTACAGCAATAGCTGTTAAGGCAAAAAAACTTATAGAAAATGGTGAAGGTTTAGGAATTAAAACCTATAAAAAAGAAAAAGCTAATATTACTGCCTATGAAGTTGGACTAGCAGCACGTAATGGTGATCCTGAAGCCATTAATTTAATAAATGAAACAGCTTATTATCTTGGGTCTGGAACTAGTAATATAATTAATATCTTCAATCCAGAAATATTTATTTTAGGTGGAGGTGTTATTTTTGGGTTAGAAGATTTACTTTTAGAATCTATATCTAAATATGTTCATAATAATGTATATGCACTTCATCGCAAAAATTTGGTAATTAAGGCTTCTGAACTAGGTGAAGATATAGGTTTACTTGGTTGTGCTGCTATGGCTTTAGAGCAGTAA
- a CDS encoding Cof-type HAD-IIB family hydrolase — MSVKLIAIDLDDTLLDSGLRISDECAKAITAAREKGVMVTIATGRMYSSALPYARQLNIDVPLITYQGAWVKNSLSEEVLYYEPVPKKESIEIMEYFKKCGVHYHTYYDDRLCLENLTEEGKFYVKLAGVEPVIMDSLIDALDTYDPFKIMAVTDNERMLLDMELELKNNYGDNLHITRSKPFFLEVMNKKANKADALKVITDHYNIDRKEVMAVGDSYNDLAMIEWAGLGVAMWNARTSVKEVADFITTSNDEKGVAEAIHRFVLA; from the coding sequence ATGTCCGTTAAATTAATCGCAATAGATTTAGATGATACCTTATTAGATTCTGGTCTAAGAATATCTGATGAATGTGCTAAAGCTATAACTGCAGCGAGGGAAAAAGGAGTAATGGTTACTATTGCAACGGGTAGAATGTATAGCTCTGCATTACCATATGCTCGTCAGTTAAATATTGATGTACCATTGATAACTTATCAAGGAGCATGGGTTAAAAACTCTTTATCAGAAGAAGTTTTGTATTATGAGCCTGTCCCTAAAAAAGAGTCAATAGAAATAATGGAGTATTTTAAAAAGTGCGGAGTTCATTATCATACTTATTATGATGATAGATTATGCTTAGAAAATCTAACTGAAGAAGGAAAGTTTTATGTGAAATTGGCTGGTGTTGAGCCAGTTATAATGGATAGTTTAATTGATGCATTAGATACTTATGACCCCTTTAAAATTATGGCAGTAACCGATAATGAAAGAATGTTATTAGATATGGAGTTAGAGTTAAAGAATAATTATGGTGATAATTTACATATTACTCGTTCTAAACCATTTTTTTTAGAAGTTATGAATAAAAAAGCCAATAAAGCAGATGCTTTAAAAGTAATAACTGACCATTACAATATTGATAGAAAAGAAGTTATGGCTGTAGGTGACAGTTATAATGACCTTGCAATGATAGAATGGGCCGGCTTAGGAGTAGCCATGTGGAATGCCCGCACATCAGTTAAAGAAGTAGCAGATTTTATTACTACATCTAATGACGAAAAAGGCGTAGCAGAGGCAATACATAGGTTTGTGTTAGCCTAA
- a CDS encoding phage holin family protein yields the protein MLQGWVLRWILNICAIIFTAALISGFEVTFWGAIVGSIFLGIINAFIRPILFILTLPFTILTLGLFTFVINGLMLWLTSITIQGFYIHGFGWAILSAIVLSIISFIISYLVDDKFFRFR from the coding sequence TTGTTACAAGGTTGGGTTTTACGATGGATTTTAAATATTTGTGCAATAATTTTTACTGCTGCTCTGATTTCTGGTTTTGAAGTAACTTTTTGGGGTGCTATTGTTGGATCAATTTTTTTAGGAATAATTAATGCCTTTATACGTCCAATATTATTTATACTAACACTACCATTTACTATACTAACTCTTGGTTTATTTACATTTGTTATAAATGGCTTAATGCTGTGGCTTACTTCAATAACCATTCAAGGCTTTTATATACATGGTTTTGGTTGGGCTATATTAAGTGCTATAGTGTTAAGTATAATTAGTTTTATAATTAGTTATTTAGTTGATGATAAATTCTTTAGGTTTAGATAA
- the uvrC gene encoding excinuclease ABC subunit UvrC produces the protein MKDRLKNVPLNPGVYMFKDEESRVIYVGKAKALRNRLRSYFQSPEGLDPKVRVMMSRVADFDYIVTNSEVEALILENNLIKSYQPRYNINLRDDKTYPYLKITTGEKFPRISVVREEKDRASRYFGPYTDVTSLRETLRLLTSIFPVRTCKNFKNKTRPCLNKDIDKCLAPCSGKLSHEEYNKVVVGLIDFLEGNYKDLLKQKEEEMQIAANNLEFEKAARIRDQINAINKVSAKQKISFDAQYKMDVIGMVNDEKNNLVLVLKLRAGKIIGKDTFWLKKAIDEKEEEILGFLIKQYYDENPDIPGEIIINLTFEELELIESWLKEKTQRSVKIKVPKKGEKKQLLDMVLDNAKLLWDEKMNQDLKNEKVLQHLSKVLNIEVVPERIECFDISHLAGEETVASMVVLTKAVPDKMAYRRFKIKIDKNDDFAAMSEALKRRFTQAREGNESFLPEPDLILIDGGLGQVNAVQNVINELGVDIPVFGLAKKNEEIFKPGISKPIVLPRRDEALMVLQRARDEAHRFAIEYNRKLRSKKVTKSALDEIEGIGEKRKKNLLKHFGSVAKIREASVEQLLEVPGINKNVAKNIEEYFK, from the coding sequence ATGAAAGATCGTCTTAAAAATGTGCCTTTAAATCCAGGGGTTTATATGTTTAAAGATGAGGAGAGTCGAGTGATTTATGTAGGGAAAGCTAAGGCTCTGCGTAATCGCTTGCGCTCTTATTTCCAATCTCCTGAAGGTCTTGATCCTAAAGTTCGTGTGATGATGAGCAGAGTGGCTGATTTTGACTATATAGTTACTAACTCCGAAGTCGAAGCCCTAATACTTGAAAACAACCTAATTAAATCATACCAACCTCGCTATAATATTAACCTTCGCGATGATAAAACTTATCCTTACCTTAAAATTACTACGGGAGAAAAATTCCCACGAATAAGTGTGGTTAGAGAAGAAAAGGATAGGGCTTCTAGATACTTTGGTCCATATACTGATGTAACTTCACTGCGTGAAACCCTACGACTTCTTACATCTATATTTCCTGTGAGGACCTGCAAAAATTTTAAGAATAAAACCAGGCCCTGCTTGAATAAAGATATAGACAAATGCCTTGCTCCTTGTAGTGGCAAATTATCCCATGAGGAATATAACAAAGTAGTGGTAGGACTGATTGATTTTTTAGAAGGAAACTATAAAGACTTACTTAAACAAAAAGAAGAAGAAATGCAAATAGCAGCTAATAACCTTGAGTTTGAAAAAGCAGCGAGGATAAGAGATCAGATTAATGCCATTAATAAAGTTAGTGCTAAGCAAAAGATTAGTTTTGATGCTCAATATAAAATGGATGTAATAGGCATGGTAAATGATGAGAAAAACAACCTAGTTCTAGTCTTGAAACTGCGTGCAGGAAAAATAATAGGCAAAGATACCTTTTGGCTGAAAAAGGCTATAGATGAAAAAGAAGAAGAAATTTTAGGGTTTTTAATAAAGCAATATTATGATGAAAATCCTGATATACCTGGTGAGATTATAATAAACTTAACTTTTGAGGAATTAGAATTAATTGAATCATGGCTAAAAGAAAAAACTCAAAGAAGTGTTAAAATTAAGGTTCCTAAAAAAGGTGAGAAAAAACAGTTGCTAGATATGGTATTAGATAATGCTAAGTTATTATGGGATGAAAAGATGAACCAAGACCTAAAGAATGAAAAGGTTTTACAACACCTAAGTAAAGTGTTGAATATTGAAGTGGTTCCCGAAAGGATAGAGTGTTTTGACATATCTCACCTAGCAGGAGAAGAAACGGTAGCGTCTATGGTAGTACTTACTAAAGCTGTACCTGACAAAATGGCTTATCGAAGGTTTAAGATAAAAATTGATAAAAATGATGATTTTGCTGCAATGAGTGAAGCCCTAAAGCGTAGATTTACCCAGGCACGTGAAGGCAATGAAAGCTTTTTACCTGAGCCAGACCTTATATTAATAGATGGTGGATTAGGTCAGGTTAATGCAGTTCAAAATGTCATAAATGAACTTGGTGTCGACATACCCGTTTTTGGTTTGGCGAAAAAAAATGAAGAAATTTTTAAACCGGGTATTTCTAAGCCGATTGTTTTACCTCGCAGAGATGAAGCTTTAATGGTATTGCAAAGAGCAAGAGATGAAGCCCATCGATTTGCAATAGAATATAATCGCAAGTTAAGAAGTAAAAAGGTAACAAAATCAGCTTTAGATGAGATAGAGGGTATTGGGGAGAAAAGAAAAAAGAACCTATTAAAGCACTTTGGATCAGTAGCTAAGATAAGGGAGGCTAGTGTTGAACAATTATTAGAGGTGCCTGGCATAAATAAAAATGTAGCTAAAAATATCGAAGAATATTTTAAATAA
- the uvrA gene encoding excinuclease ABC subunit UvrA produces the protein MKDFIIVKGAREHNLKNIDVKIPRDKLVVFTGVSGSGKSSLAFDTIYSEGQRRYVESLSTYARQFLGQMDKPDVDYIEGLSPSISIDQKSTSNNPRSTVGTVTEIYDYLRLLFARVGRPHCPKCHLPIQRQTVDQVVDTVLNLEERTKIKVLAPIIKGQKGEHKKLIDNLFRDGFVRLIVDDYEYTSDEEITLEKNKKHTISAVVDRLVIKDGIRSRLAESLELAFELSEGSVIVQVLKDEEDEEMLFSRDFACPECGFSLPELSPRMFSFNSPFGACGECDGLGEKREIDPALVLDMNKSLDNGAIIPWSNNFHTYYNQIVAGMSKQYQVSMDKPLKELTGEQIDLILYGNGGESFLVKYTNSYGETGHFRSTYEGVINNLIRRYHETKSDSSREEIEKYMTTSLCPKCKGKRLKDEILWVLIGEKSIAEVTYMSVRAAKEFFDSLEFTEREAFIANQVVKEIKERLTFLIDVGLDYLNLERSAGTLSGGEAQRIRLATQVGSSLVGVLYVLDEPSIGLHPRDNDRLLATLKRLRDLGNTVVVVEHDEDTMYEADYIIDIGPGAGIHGGEVVAHGTVEQISKCEKSLTGKYITKELDIDIPAERRNGNGNTLTVKGAREHNLKNINVEIPLSKMIVITGVSGSGKSTLVQDILYPAMVKELVGGRRRPGDFDSIEGLENVDKVINIDQSPIGRTPRSNPATYTGAFDGIRELFSNTPEAKMRGYKPGRFSFNVRGGRCESCSGDGIIKIEMHFLPDVYIPCEICKGKRYNRETLEVKYKGKTIADILAMTVDEGVDFFENIPKVFRKLKVLQDVGLGYIRLGQPAPTLSGGEAQRVKLATELSKRSTGKTFYILDEPTTGLHKHDVKHLLGVLNRLVESGNTVVVIEHNLDVIKSADYLIDLGPEGGEKGGQIVTTGTPEEVANYKKSYTGKYLKELLT, from the coding sequence GTGAAGGATTTTATTATTGTTAAAGGTGCTAGAGAGCATAATTTAAAGAATATAGATGTAAAAATACCACGGGATAAGCTGGTGGTTTTTACTGGTGTTTCGGGGTCGGGGAAATCTAGTTTAGCTTTTGATACCATATATAGTGAAGGGCAAAGGCGATATGTAGAATCTCTGTCTACTTATGCGCGCCAGTTTTTAGGACAAATGGACAAGCCAGATGTTGATTATATTGAGGGACTTTCCCCTTCTATATCAATTGACCAAAAATCCACATCTAATAATCCCCGTTCTACTGTGGGGACAGTAACCGAAATATATGATTACTTACGATTACTATTTGCAAGGGTAGGTAGACCCCATTGCCCAAAATGCCACTTACCAATTCAACGTCAAACTGTTGATCAGGTAGTTGATACGGTTTTAAACCTCGAAGAGCGAACAAAAATAAAAGTTTTAGCTCCAATAATAAAGGGGCAAAAAGGTGAGCACAAAAAACTAATAGACAATTTGTTTAGAGATGGTTTTGTGCGCTTAATTGTAGATGACTATGAATACACATCAGATGAAGAAATAACCCTTGAGAAGAACAAAAAGCATACTATAAGTGCTGTTGTTGATAGATTAGTTATAAAAGATGGAATTCGCAGTAGACTAGCAGAATCATTAGAACTAGCCTTTGAACTAAGTGAAGGAAGTGTAATTGTTCAGGTGCTAAAAGATGAAGAAGATGAGGAAATGCTCTTTAGTCGTGATTTTGCTTGTCCAGAATGTGGTTTTAGTCTGCCTGAGCTCTCCCCTCGGATGTTTTCCTTTAACAGTCCCTTTGGGGCATGTGGTGAGTGTGATGGACTTGGAGAAAAACGCGAGATAGACCCGGCCTTAGTTCTTGATATGAATAAATCACTTGATAATGGTGCCATTATACCTTGGTCTAATAACTTCCATACCTACTATAATCAAATAGTGGCAGGTATGTCTAAGCAATACCAGGTGTCAATGGACAAACCACTAAAAGAATTAACTGGGGAGCAAATAGACTTAATTTTGTATGGTAATGGAGGAGAATCATTTTTAGTTAAGTACACTAACTCTTATGGTGAGACAGGCCACTTTAGGTCTACTTATGAAGGAGTAATTAATAACTTAATTAGGCGTTATCATGAAACAAAATCAGATTCTTCTCGAGAAGAAATTGAAAAATATATGACTACTAGCCTATGTCCTAAATGTAAAGGCAAGCGATTAAAAGATGAAATACTATGGGTGCTGATAGGTGAAAAATCTATAGCAGAAGTAACCTATATGTCAGTTCGCGCAGCCAAGGAATTTTTTGATTCCTTAGAATTTACCGAAAGAGAAGCTTTTATAGCTAACCAGGTAGTAAAAGAGATTAAGGAACGCTTGACCTTTTTAATAGATGTTGGGCTTGATTATCTAAACCTAGAGCGTTCTGCTGGAACTTTGTCAGGTGGAGAAGCACAACGAATACGCTTAGCTACACAAGTGGGTTCAAGTCTAGTAGGGGTTCTTTATGTACTTGATGAACCAAGTATAGGGCTTCACCCTCGGGATAATGATAGGTTATTAGCAACACTTAAGAGATTACGTGACCTTGGTAATACAGTAGTAGTGGTAGAACATGATGAGGACACTATGTATGAAGCAGACTATATAATAGATATAGGTCCAGGGGCAGGAATTCATGGTGGAGAGGTAGTTGCTCATGGAACAGTTGAACAAATAAGCAAATGTGAAAAATCTTTGACTGGTAAGTATATTACCAAGGAGTTAGATATAGATATTCCCGCAGAAAGAAGAAATGGGAATGGTAATACCTTAACTGTTAAGGGAGCTAGAGAGCATAATTTAAAGAATATAAATGTAGAAATACCTTTAAGCAAAATGATAGTTATAACCGGAGTTTCAGGCTCGGGTAAAAGTACCTTAGTCCAGGACATCTTGTATCCTGCCATGGTTAAGGAATTAGTAGGTGGAAGAAGGCGTCCGGGTGATTTTGATTCTATAGAGGGGCTAGAAAATGTGGATAAAGTAATAAACATAGATCAATCACCCATTGGCAGAACTCCACGATCTAATCCGGCTACTTATACTGGTGCATTTGATGGGATTAGAGAGTTGTTTTCTAATACTCCAGAGGCAAAAATGAGAGGATATAAACCGGGAAGATTCAGCTTCAATGTTCGAGGAGGTAGATGTGAATCTTGTTCTGGTGATGGCATAATAAAAATAGAAATGCATTTTTTACCCGATGTATATATTCCGTGTGAGATATGTAAAGGTAAAAGATATAATCGTGAAACTTTAGAAGTTAAATATAAAGGTAAAACTATAGCTGATATATTAGCTATGACTGTTGATGAAGGTGTTGACTTTTTCGAAAACATTCCTAAGGTATTTAGAAAGCTTAAGGTTTTGCAGGATGTAGGCTTAGGATATATCAGGCTTGGTCAGCCTGCACCAACTTTATCAGGTGGAGAAGCCCAAAGAGTAAAATTAGCTACTGAGTTATCTAAAAGATCAACTGGTAAAACCTTTTATATACTAGATGAGCCAACAACCGGCTTGCACAAACATGATGTTAAACATTTGTTGGGTGTGCTAAACAGGTTGGTGGAGTCAGGAAATACCGTGGTAGTTATAGAGCATAACTTAGATGTAATAAAAAGTGCAGACTATTTAATTGACCTAGGGCCAGAAGGTGGAGAAAAAGGTGGTCAAATAGTAACAACCGGCACACCTGAAGAAGTAGCCAATTATAAAAAGTCATATACAGGGAAATATTTGAAGGAATTGCTAACATAG
- the uvrB gene encoding excinuclease ABC subunit UvrB, which yields MAEFKLWSEYKPTGDQPQAIEKLVKGLRNGNRDQTLLGVTGSGKTFTMAQIIQELQRPTLIMAPNKTLAGQLYSEFKGFFPDNAVEYFISYYDYYQPEAYVPHTDTYIEKDSSINDEIDKLRHSATASLLERRDVIIVASVSCIYGLGSPKDYFEMMISLRPGMEIARDDLLKRLVENQYERNDLAFDRGNFRVRGDVVEIFPASTSENAIRVEFFGDEIDRIIEFNYLTGEVFGRRMHVTIFPASHFVTTRDRMLLAADEIEEELQMQMKKFKEEDKLLELQRIEQRTRYDLEMIKEVGFCKGIENYSRYITGRAPGEPPYTLIDFFPEDFLLFMDESHIAVPQVRGMYGGDRSRKQNLVDFGFRLPSALDNRPLQFDEFDEKINQAIYVSATPGDYELEKSLQVVEQIIRPTGLIDPEVDVRPTVDQIDDLINEIHDTVNQGFRVLVTTLTKKMAEDLCDYFSNANIKVRYMHSDIDALERMEILRELRSGVFDVLVGINLLREGLDLPEVALVAILDADKEGFLRSERSLIQTIGRAARNVEGKVIMYADNITNSMRVAIDETNRRREKQIKYNEENNITPESIKKAVHEAIEATVAEEPGEYDISNFGELGKEERDRLVQEIEQEMRKAAEDLDFERAAQLRDVIKELQNPPKKKTRKRKKK from the coding sequence ATGGCTGAATTTAAATTATGGTCTGAATACAAACCTACTGGTGATCAACCACAGGCTATTGAGAAATTAGTAAAGGGGTTAAGAAATGGTAATCGGGATCAGACGCTTTTAGGGGTAACTGGTTCAGGGAAGACTTTTACCATGGCGCAAATTATTCAGGAATTGCAAAGGCCTACTTTAATTATGGCACCAAATAAGACTTTAGCAGGACAGTTATATTCTGAATTCAAGGGTTTTTTTCCAGATAATGCGGTGGAGTATTTTATTAGCTATTATGACTATTATCAGCCAGAAGCTTATGTACCCCATACCGATACTTACATAGAAAAGGACTCTTCTATTAATGATGAGATAGACAAGCTAAGACACTCGGCTACAGCATCTTTACTTGAAAGAAGGGATGTAATTATTGTGGCCAGTGTTTCATGTATATATGGATTAGGTTCACCTAAAGATTATTTTGAAATGATGATTTCTCTTCGCCCCGGAATGGAGATAGCTAGAGATGATCTTTTAAAACGATTAGTAGAAAACCAATACGAACGTAATGATTTGGCTTTTGATAGAGGCAATTTTAGGGTAAGGGGAGATGTTGTAGAAATATTTCCGGCTTCAACATCAGAAAATGCCATACGAGTAGAATTTTTCGGAGATGAGATAGATAGAATTATCGAGTTTAACTACTTAACTGGTGAGGTTTTTGGACGTAGAATGCATGTTACTATATTTCCGGCATCTCACTTTGTAACAACACGTGACCGAATGCTATTAGCAGCTGATGAAATTGAAGAAGAACTCCAAATGCAAATGAAAAAGTTTAAAGAGGAAGATAAACTCTTAGAACTACAAAGGATAGAGCAACGAACTAGATATGATTTAGAAATGATTAAGGAAGTAGGTTTTTGCAAAGGTATTGAGAACTATTCACGGTATATAACAGGACGTGCTCCCGGAGAACCTCCGTATACTTTGATAGACTTTTTCCCAGAGGACTTTTTATTATTTATGGATGAATCTCATATAGCTGTACCTCAAGTTAGAGGTATGTATGGTGGGGACAGGTCTAGGAAGCAAAACCTAGTAGATTTTGGTTTTAGATTACCCTCAGCTTTAGATAACCGTCCACTACAGTTTGATGAGTTTGATGAAAAGATTAATCAAGCAATATATGTAAGTGCAACACCGGGGGATTATGAACTGGAAAAAAGTTTACAGGTGGTAGAACAAATTATTCGCCCCACCGGGTTAATCGATCCAGAGGTGGATGTAAGGCCAACAGTAGACCAGATAGATGATTTAATTAATGAAATACATGATACAGTAAACCAAGGCTTTAGAGTGTTAGTAACAACACTTACTAAGAAAATGGCTGAGGATTTATGTGATTATTTTTCTAATGCTAATATAAAGGTAAGGTATATGCATTCTGATATAGATGCACTGGAGAGAATGGAGATATTAAGAGAGTTAAGATCTGGAGTATTTGATGTTTTAGTAGGAATCAATTTACTTAGAGAAGGTCTTGATTTACCCGAGGTAGCCTTAGTAGCTATACTTGATGCTGACAAGGAAGGTTTTTTACGCTCAGAACGATCACTAATACAAACAATAGGACGAGCTGCACGTAATGTTGAGGGGAAAGTTATTATGTATGCCGATAATATAACTAATTCAATGCGTGTAGCTATAGATGAGACTAATAGGCGTAGGGAAAAGCAAATTAAATATAATGAAGAAAACAACATTACTCCTGAGAGTATTAAAAAAGCTGTTCATGAGGCAATTGAAGCCACTGTAGCCGAAGAACCTGGAGAGTATGATATTTCTAATTTTGGTGAGCTAGGCAAGGAAGAAAGAGACCGTCTAGTACAGGAGATAGAACAAGAAATGCGCAAAGCGGCAGAAGACTTGGATTTTGAAAGAGCTGCCCAGTTAAGAGATGTGATAAAAGAACTCCAAAATCCACCGAAGAAAAAAACGCGCAAGCGGAAAAAGAAATAG